One genomic segment of Drosophila melanogaster chromosome 3L includes these proteins:
- the CG4669 gene encoding uncharacterized protein — protein MANRMRGGACCPSRCQPACPPCPPPGPPCDAPLVRLDKLWPEPYNPCSFKNCLIFGGHDEPYIRPFDPKGCTRMRRNDIDRSLGYPIGVVSGTTVVKSGIPNQESVRFASNLKAFAHSYYTRRDEWKPDTIDMVVNEGQVLFNDSENMDPPNASDSPDIYDENEQKVTRHFKINDIEFAMELEAPFEVYGYENVIRNLRRILRAFFKKAKYGVFFTPNWYLLIWKEKGVWMVLDLNGRDKNTMKPNNEEGYPLLLGLKSFDNVVWLIKKESYLDKNAKFSIREILVVRLATPGSTGQSWEREHGMRMSQFDVIASDYAYVKSNLHLTLNSKDALRNRSALPVAVATALASKIDHPATWDQKMYDKVMCYGVNMCKNCWEPCMDPSKPMDLDDFPRQIRLGQFVAEIMLTPNAYEGWWKCVPMYKFNDFHLMLEKALDQNDYIIFQINNQMYSLWKKSDFIYLMDPYRHNIVGRILEEGEDPKSATVRMFGNMDRLLSVFHQILLESNRSAVFHIHTLRIRNITECPPGTAPALLPPDEDVEVRSLNENIRFDENYDKCLQELGEISDFEEDLVSEIEPIVEISSSEEMVEEEEGGGGGAVEGGEGEEDDED, from the exons ATGGCCAACCGTATGAGAGGAGGAGCCTGCTGTCCTTCAAGATGTCAGCCCGCCTGTCCACCATGTCCGCCACCTGGTCCGCCCTGCGATGCACC TCTGGTGCGACTGGATAAACTGTGGCCGGAGCCCTACAATCCTTGCTCCTTCAAGAATTGCCTGATCTTTGGCGGTCACGATGAGCCCTATATTCGACCCTTTGATCCTAAGGGTTGTACACGAATGCGTCGCAATGATATCGACCGATCGTTGGGCTATCCCATAGGCGTAGTGTCTGGTACGACTGTTGTAAAGTCGGGCATTCCGAATCAGGAGAGCGTCCGGTTTGCTTCAAATCTTAAGGCATTTGCTCATTCCTATTACACGCGGCGCGATGAATGGAAACCGGATACGATCGATATGGTGGTGAACGAGGGTCAGGTTTTGTTTAACGATTCCGAGAACATGGACCCTCCGAATGCATCAGACTCGCCGGATATCTACGATGAAAATGAGCAAAAGGTGACGCGCCACTTTAAGATCAACGATATCGAGTTTGCCATGGAGTTGGAGGCGCCCTTTGAGGTCTATGGCTACGAAAACGTCATACGCAATCTACGCAGAATCTTAAGAGCCTTCTTCAAAAAGGCCAAATACGGTGTGTTCTTCACACCCAATTGGTATCTGCTGATTTGGAAAGAGAAGGGTGTTTGGATGGTACTCGATTTGAATGGCAGGGACAAAAACACGATGAAACCGAACAATGAAGAGGGGTATCCCCTATTGTTAGGCCTCAAGTCCTTCGATAATGTTGTTTGGTTGATTAAAAAGGAGAGCTATCTTGATAAGAACGCTAAGTTTTCAATTAGAGAAATCCTCGTTGTTCGTTTGGCCACCCCTGGAAGTACTGGTCAAAGTTGGGAGCGAGAACATGGCATGCGAATGAGCCAGTTCGATGTGATTGCCTCCGATTATGCGTATGTCAAGTCAAATCTTCATCTCACCCTAAACTCGAAGGATGCGCTAAGGAATCGTAGTGCTCTACCTGTGGCCGTGGCAACTGCATTGGCATCGAAGATCGATCATCCAGCCACTTGGGACCAGAAAATGTACGATAAGGTCATGTGCTATGGCGTTAATATGTGCAAAAATTGCTGGGAACCCTGTATGGATCCCAGTAAACCGATGGATCTCGATGATTTTCCACGACAGATTCGCTTGGGTCAGTTTGTGGCCGAGATTATGCTAACTCCAAATGCCTACGAGGGCTGGTGGAAGTGTGTGCCGATGTACAAGTTCAACGATTTCCATCTTATGTTGGAGAAGGCTCTCGATCAAAACGATTATATAATCTTCCAGATCAACAATCAGATGTATTCGCTGTGGAAGAAGTCGGATTTTATCTACCTAATGGATCCGTATCGCCACAATATAGTGGGTCGCATTTTGGAGGAGGGCGAGGATCCGAAAAGTGCCACGGTTCGCATGTTCGGTAATATGGATCGTCTGTTGAGTGTTTTCCATCAGATCCTATTGGAATCGAATCGATCCGCTGTATTCCATATACATACGCTCCGGATTAGAAATATTACAGAATGTCCGCCGGGCACAGCTCCTGCCCTACTACCTCCGGATGAGGATGTGGAGGTAAGATCGCTCAATGAGAATATCCGTTTCGATGAGAACTACGACAAGTGCTTGCAAGAGCTGGGTGAGATCAGCGATTTCGAGGAGGATCTCGTCTCCGAGATCGAACCCATTGTGGAGATCAGTTCCTCGGAGGAGATGGTCGAGGAGGAGGaaggtggtggcggtggtgctGTCGAAGGAGGCGAGGGAGAGGAAGACGATGAAGATTAA